The sequence below is a genomic window from Xiphophorus maculatus strain JP 163 A chromosome 10, X_maculatus-5.0-male, whole genome shotgun sequence.
aaactaaaatgttttattgattcgGACCAACGATGCGTCCATTTTGACCCACAATGGGAAACGTTCAGCATACTGTGACAACTAAGTCCTGAATATTATTATAATGTTCAGCAGTAGTCTACTGTAAGGAAATGTGATTTTAGGACCAAATATGGTTATTTATTTGgtcataaaatcacatttcctTAATAATTACCAACTGGAAGTCACAAATCTGATCATCACAATCtcttattttggttatttagaaccatgataaatgaaattagagtaaaatataaaatattcagctaATGGTCTCCATCTGAAACCTGCTACACATTATCTACACAAAAAATTAACGTAATTAtaccaaagaaaaataagccAATTAAAGCTAACAATGCCTAAAATGACTTTACCTGACAgttaaattttaattataaagttaaaaacactgtatgaaatatagtttgttttatttacttaatgaCCAGTTCTTCAGTCAGTGTCTGAATGTTTAGCATAGCTAGCACTAGCTTGTGCTAACTACTTAGAAGCTAACGTTAGCATAAGTGAAAAACGTTGTTCTGTGATGTGATTATTAATGTGACATTATCATTATTACTctgctaaatattttctttcatcctGAATACGAGGTTCGTCGAGGTCGGGTCTGGTTGTTGTTGGTCTGTAGTTCAAAATGGCCGTCTTGTAGTTTATTCTGTAACTCAGTAAACTGGGTTATTGTTCTCACCTGGTGTTTGGATTAAAGACGTAACCCAGCAGGTTTCTGTGTGAACATTTCTCTTGGGTGAACATTTGACtaaatctaaagttttttttcagcCAGCAGAAATTTAGCAGaaagtttttgcaaaatatagttttaatcttttatccTTTAAGAAAAGCATTGTGCcaatacaacaaaataattcTGTAGTATTGGTTTATGAGGAAGTGAACAGTTGCAGATCTGTTCTGTGTGTAGTGATAGAggtgaaaattattttgtaaaatgaacagaaaatacGAAAGTCTTTGACCTTTTTGCCTATTGAAGGAAAGTTATTATTACGCAAAATAACATCATCTTCATAAATCTGTGTCTGAGTTTAGGTTCTTCACAATTCCATTTTCATTCAAATccatcattttaatttctgttaaatttgttttatatgtcatatgtttatttatgttaatttattgTTCACCAGCTTCGTCTGGCGTTAGCATAGATCTGAACACGATGGAGGAAAAGCACAAACAGCATCAGCACATTAAGTCTTATATCACTCTGACGGACTCTGAAATAAACGAGccgataaatcaattaactgGTGTATTGTACAAACGCACATAGCTTTATTTTTAGTGGCATGTTCTCATATATTCATATTCTTAGATCGCAGAATAAATgctaaaagtaaagaaatgtcATTGGTTTAAGTCACAGGATTGTACCGTTGTACTGAGTGGTGTAAAGggaaaaaagttagtttttgattttttattgatttgtctCAACTGATTCTTTTGTGAAACtgaactgttaaaaaaatcctGTACATGTGGAAATGTTGTATAATAAAACGTAGAAGTGTTGATTTTTGTGCAGTTATTGGatatttatgttgctttttgctgaagttgtttttctttaaatagatGTCCATCGCCACGGTTACTGATTTAAAGAGcaagaagaggaaaacaagtaaaatgGGGAAGAAAAACTAAGAACTGACAATGAAGAAGTCTCTTCCCAAACTCTTGATGGTATGAtgactgtgtgttttttaactGACTTCTGCATTAATGGGAAACTGGTTTCACTTCACCATTGGTCAGATTTGAAATCTCTTTATTTTAACCATTAACTTTGAGGCAGACaactgtcaaaaataataaaactatgtGAAAGGAATTAATGTGTTTGGATTTTTGACAGCAATTATTTATACCTTGCTCAATAATTAAACCACTGACTTTTTTGTGTCATCTTAATGAAATCAAACATCAAACTGCACAGAACCATACTTGCATATTTACTCCCAaactcaaataataataatttggcTTGAAATACGTTAATAAGATTTAAATTTTGTGATCGGAGATCCATTTAATCTCGaatattctattgattattattCAACTGATTGAAGGGAACTGGTTCTCAATTTACAGGACAAGAAATTACAGCTGGACAAAATGTTCACTTCTGAATCTTATTGTTTTTTGCTAAGGAACcaacattttgtattattattattttatttattttgtttagcgTCCTAATCTAATGCCACGCTATACGTTGCTTGTCAATTGCCATAAAAACGAAGAAGactattcatttttttctcgcGAGACTTTTCTGTCcgcaaaagttttttttttgagtcgCGCGCAAACACGTTCTGATTCTTGGCGGTTGATGCTatcgctaactagctgctacgATAccgctagctagctagctagccagCTTTTTGCTCTGTCATCTTGGGTAAGTGCTGATTTATCGCCATTAGGGTGGAAGAGCAACACAAACTCTGAAGTTGGAGGTTTAgtggattttaaacaaaagcacCAATCTGACCTAgttaagaattttatttcaacaaatatgttacTATGGAGGCAAATACagagaagaaggaagagaaaatgAACATGGATTATGGtactaaaagaaaatggagaCCCACATGATTACAAATaggaaaaagatttaaagaaactgtaaaaaatgtcttcaactGAAGTAAGAATGTGACAGTAACTATTTCACGTGTAGCACCATTTCTAACTCATTATCTATTGAGGTAAATTAttaatttgcagttttctaattgattaatttttaagTTATTCTTTGAATTCGAGGCTCTGCATGCTTTCCTTAAAAGACAGAAACTCTTCTAGTAATTTCTACAAGTTCctgtttttcagaaattacATAAGAAACTTCAGTTTACAACATGGAGTCTATGATAGTTActgaatcagataaaaaaaaagattttaaaagtgtagaattaattttaaaatgtaataatttcctAAAGCCTAAAGGTAGGAGGGTGAAAGTCTCATTTGTatggaaatatttgtgtttttgtttgtaataaatgttcaaaatcaCCAAAGTTTCAGCTGGTTGGACATTGAAACAATACATCAAATGGTTTATTAATGTCATCATTTATTATCACTCTGAAGTAAAACACAAATGGAtcaaaaagtgatttattcaacttttatttgagcagatttgaataaaaaacaaaatactgtaaaaatgtttacaactgcttacaaaaatgtgatttctgcaataaaaaaaagaaatctgtaagattAATACTGAAGCATGTAATATTGCATTTTATGATAGAAAAATCTGCATGGTTTGCtgataaatgttaattttcttattCTGAAGCTGTGAATGTCTTGAAAATGTAACGGAAACATTGCCAGAACTTAAAGTAACTTAAAGTATGAGTTACATCAGCTTGATCAGTTTAAGCAAGATGAGTAAATAATGTTTATCACTGCGATTCAAAGTACATGAAATATGAAAgtaagcaataaaatgtatgaaaatatctgaaaaataagaaaagtggAAACTCTGATTCCagggttttgtttgttggttGTTCATCTCCCAAAATGAATGTTCTACTTCTATCTATCAgttgatattttaataattttaattatttaaataataaacataaatgatAGAGgtgaaccaaaaacattttctctccataATTACACAATCTATATGAACGGAAATatattgaatgtattttattattattctttttatgtACATACTGTCACTGACTACTTTGAAGAGGTGAGAAGTAACTCACATTTAGTAACTATTATAAAAACGTAGCTCTAGCAGTAGTTTTAccgtacttttacttaagtaatattattttttaattaacagtACTCTCAATGGGTAAAAAGTTCTGGCTACTCTATCCAGTAAATAAGTAACTCTCTAGTTACTTTACTGactgaagaaaaattaaaaatacatcagaaaCATAAATCTACAGTTTTTGTTAGGACAAGTTAATTTTTATAGTATTTTCTATATGTTGTGTCATTGGTAGGTCACATTAATGTACAGTATACCGTATGTATTGTCAGTAGAAGTACTTTGTTCTCACATAATATATACTTTACCTTCTATAAGTATTGTTTTCATGAACATTATGTTgcgaacaaaatatttttttcataatctttAGAATACCAGGATTTGCAGACAActgttttttcttgtctgatgattaatttacacaaattaaatcagatattGTGATCAAACCGTTACTCGGTATTTACCaaacacttttaacattttggatGTACTTTTCTCTTCTACTTGAGTGAAAATGTATCaaagttttgattttctgaCTTGAGGATCATTTTTGGGCGGGTCTGTCCACCATCTAGTGGAAGGAAACTCGTCATTCTTCTAAGAGCCTCTCTCTCATTTCTCCTCTTTTATCTCTTCCACTTTCTCCAGCTCCGGTTGCTTGGTTTTCAGGGTGTCATACTCATCCTTTGAGATTCCTCCTGTCTTCAGAGCTTCGTAACCTCCATTTCCTCCGCTTTCTGCGCCCGTCCCGCCCTCCGGTTGCTTGGTTTTCAGGGTGTCATACTCATCCTTTGGGATTCCTGCTGTCTTCAGAGCTTGGTAACCTCCGTTTCCTCCACTTTCTGCGCCCGTCTCGCCCTCCGGTTGCTTGGTTTTCAGGGTGTCATACTCATCCTTTTGTATTCCTGCTGTCTTCAGAGCTTGGTAacctccgtctcctcctcccgACGCTACGTTTTCTCCCAGAGTGTGGTAAACTTCGTCTTTGCCTTCCCGTTTCGTCAGTGCTTCGTATTCTCCACCCGTCTTCTGTCTGCCCTCTGCTCCAGGTTGAAGCGTGTCGTATTCACCCTCTTTCACTTGCCTCATATTTATAGCCTCATAGTTGGCATCCCCATGCCTCATCGGGACTTGCTCGTAAATGTccactaaaataataaaagagagaaatgtgATTGTGTGTGTTAGCAGAATGGTAAATGGCTTGTATTTCTACAGCGCTTTAAGTCAGAACCAAGGCTGCCTTGCATCGGCACCCCCGGATCCTCTGACCACCTCCAGCATCTGGTGAAGCGCTTTGCCCAAGGATATGACGACAGAGGTGACCGGAGCAGGAATCGAACCAGCAACCCACTGATTACGGTCTGATCTCctaccaccatcaccaccattgtcaaaaagtgcaaaacaagaAGACTGGCACTAACCTCTCGCATTTCTATTCTTGTTCCACTTATAAATTGCCACGGCAAAAATGAGGAATCCCAGCACAAAGATGAAAACCAAGATCCCAATCACCGATGAAAAAATACTGcgattttctgaaaaagaaacatggaaCATTAGCATATGAAAGAATAGCAACATGTAGGGTGTACCAAGGTTTCATAAAGTTGGGATTTTCATGCTCAAACTCCTGAAGCCTCCTGAGGTTGGACTGTCAACTTGGAAAGTCAGGGCTGCCGAGTTTAATTGGCAAGTGAAGTAATACTGCATTCAGATCAAAGCGGTTTGAGTGTCAGATGCGACTGGTTTACATGCAATGTCTACGTGGATGTTCGTCTATGGCATGATGAGAAGTCTGGCAGCATGTCTCacgtttgaaatgttttgagcATTTGATGCTCAACCGATGCTGGAATTGAACTTTTACCAATCAGAGAGACTCCACTATGCTATTCATTGGCCTGTGTGAATAGCATAGCGGTGGGATGTAATTGGTGTCCTGCCAGGAGATGTAGGCATCGACGCAGATCAGCAGGTTGTCAAACTGGGCTTTGTGAGCACGCAGCCAGGTGGTGAAACTCACCTGAATTCAAACATACCACAGAGGCGCACTTGCTTTCATTAACTAAAGCCAAGACACACTCTCAATTTTTCACCCACCATTGTACAAAGAGactggaagagaaaaaaagccaCGAGACTCCTCCCAATGCACGTCAAGAGCAATTCTGACACTTGATATCAAGCTTCTgacatgcaaaatgtgtttgGTCTGAACGCAGCATTAGAAGTTGTTTTTAGCGTCCATCAGCGTTGTTGCTAGCTCCTCAGTGAGGAGAGTAGCTATAGACTGTCACTAGAAGACATTAATTTACACCATCGTCTAGTTTGGATGATTAACCACTGATGATTAATTCACTCAGTTCACTGAGCAGTTTACTTTTTACAGTAAACTGCTAGATTTGCAGCTTGCAGGAAGCTTGCAGGAGGAAGCTGATTTATAAGTAGATACTCACTTGCCACAGCTTTGCTGGGTAAAGTCCTCATGTTGCCCAAAACAGCTCTGCAGTGGTAAGTACCGTCACTGTCTGGATGCTCGTTTTGACCGAGCATCGTCCAGGAGTTACCATTTTGCTTGTAGTACATGTAGTACATGTATGACTTGATGTCCTCCTGTTTATCACATGACGGACAGGAACACTGCATGGTGTCAGACAGCACCGCTTCGACGGGACGAACTGGAACAGGCAGAACGACTCCGTTACTGCTGGGCCAAAAGTTATTCATACCTCACAGCAAACAAAATTTACTGGCAAATATATAAATCCGTCAGCGAATTGCAATACTTAagtgaaacaagaacagcttaGTTAAAATGAAATTGACAAGCATTTTATCCAAATGTGATGTTTTGGTGTCCATAGTTAGGAAGATAATGATGGGCTCCAGGCCTGAACTCCAACATCTGCACCACTACTGACCCAAAAGCACAAACAATGTCAGCTTCTGTTTGGTcacaactaaacaaaaaagccGAAGATGTTTGGGTATTATTTTTCTGTCGATTGGTTTTACAGTTGATCGGAGCTGATAACACGTtcaccagatcagaaccagacgAAGGAAGCTGATAAAAAGAAAGCCCAGCCAGCAGCAGTGAAGCATTCACTGCAGCTTCTGGAGAGAAGAACAGCTGCTAGTCTGACAGTCTGATTCCAGTAAAACTACTTAGCAGTGAACAACAAACTGTAAATGGACAACATCGGTCGTACGTACGTAGAACATTGACATTCAGAAAGGGACAGCTGAGTTTACATACCTTGGACAGGTAAATCCTGAACATCAGATTTGTATACATGTGGGCCGACTGTCTGGTCCTTGTATCTGTAGGTGGCTTTACACCGATATCTTCCCATCTCAGATTCAGTAACTTTAGGGATATTATATGTATCTCCATGAACTGTCTTGGTCATGACGTTCTCTTTGTAGAAAACAGATTGGATAACTTCCTTTGTTCCCCACACAAGACATCTCAGGGTCATTTTCTCTCCTGCCATTGCAGGAAACGGATACATTTCCAGAGTCACTTCATTGTCTGAAAGACAGTTAAAACAGGATTAAAtgaaagaagaacattttagaccaaaaatactccatttaaagtttgtttgggAATGATTATTTTGCACTGGTAAAGTTTAATATTCATAAACTACAAGACCACAGTGAACCCCCAGTATTTGGAGTGACTAATGCCGCAAATAGCTAAAAATCCATCAATACTGGAATACATAgttataactgcctattttatagttcaaaggtcaaatataccttaatatgcattgaTATGTTCAGTGGAAACTGTTTTAGCACTATCACAGAAGTTAATATCTATGGCTTTTCATAGATAGACATAGATATCCAAGGAAAACGTAGAACCCCAAGAACGTTCCTTGGGGTTTACCAATCAGCGCCAATAGCGTGTTCAGTAGCATTGCACAGcagtatttcagcttcccaagcagcattttactttacaatattttagatatgctctatGAAAACTCTGCGACTAGGCAAATAATGTGCAGTTACCTTCCACAGAAAAACCCTTGAATAAGCGGGAGTCCACTGtagttttttacagtttatttagAGGTTGGTGGGCAGGGCTTTCcaaactgaccagactaaaccAGGCTTTTTTCAAGCCATATATTAACTTGTTGGTGATGCGTCTCTTATAAGGGCATGAAGTTAATATTAACCCTACCAGTGGTCCTGAGAACAACTTGGTTGCTTCTGTCCGTTGTACCGTTCTTTTCACACCAGTAGATGGTCTCGGGTACCTTCAGTGAAGAAGTTTCAAAGATAAATGATGTTGGATTTGCGTTGTTCAATTTCAGTTTAACTCTTTTGGTGTCCTTTTCCCGGTTGACTCTGCAGAGCCATCCCTCCAGTCCTTCATCGTTTGTAAGCTCCAGCAGAACTTTGGCGTTGTTGCGCATCACTGGCTGGCCTGTTGCGATGCTAAGTGATGCGATGGGAACGTATTCTGTGTtggacacaaacacattcatcaTAACAATCAGTGAACTATTTATTTGTCATCTTTGGGAGTTTGAGCTCCGTATTTTCCATCTGTATTTTTACCAAGAACTTTTAAGTTGAAGTCATCACTTGTTTGGCCGTTGATTGTACATTTATAGATTCCTGAGTCCTTGGAGGAAGCAGCTGCTATCTTCAGAGTGTTATTTTGCCCTGCCATGTTGCCATTAAAATCCCAGGTTGTTGGGTGCTTAGTCTGATCACCGTCACAGTGCAAGTAAAGCAAGTCTCCGGTGAAGATCTTTGTCAGGTAGGGAATCATGGACACTAAGGATGCAGAGGATTTAAAAATCAGAGCATTATTATGACCATGAGGAAGTAACATGGAGGATCTGTCAGAAAACTGGGTTACCTGTTGGTTTCTGCTCAGTTTGCACCAGGAGAGCAATCACTGCTGCAATATTGATCAAAATagagttaatttgttttagtaatcaaacacatttctgaTCAGTTTGGAAGTATTTCTTAAACTTGCACTGAAATTAACTTGAAAAATGttagaatagaaatattctgTGCTTGATAGAAAGATTATCAGTAAAAAAccttttgataatttttttcatctgcatGTCATCTTATAACGGAAAAGGACTTCTGTTATAAAACAAACTAcatatttgattacattttgcaCCT
It includes:
- the LOC102217679 gene encoding uncharacterized protein LOC102217679, giving the protein MAGGRELLLLAAVIALLVQTEQKPTVSMIPYLTKIFTGDLLYLHCDGDQTKHPTTWDFNGNMAGQNNTLKIAAASSKDSGIYKCTINGQTSDDFNLKVLEYVPIASLSIATGQPVMRNNAKVLLELTNDEGLEGWLCRVNREKDTKRVKLKLNNANPTSFIFETSSLKVPETIYWCEKNGTTDRSNQVVLRTTDNEVTLEMYPFPAMAGEKMTLRCLVWGTKEVIQSVFYKENVMTKTVHGDTYNIPKVTESEMGRYRCKATYRYKDQTVGPHVYKSDVQDLPVQVRPVEAVLSDTMQCSCPSCDKQEDIKSYMYYMYYKQNGNSWTMLGQNEHPDSDGTYHCRAVLGNMRTLPSKAVAKNRSIFSSVIGILVFIFVLGFLIFAVAIYKWNKNRNARVDIYEQVPMRHGDANYEAINMRQVKEGEYDTLQPGAEGRQKTGGEYEALTKREGKDEVYHTLGENVASGGGDGGYQALKTAGIQKDEYDTLKTKQPEGETGAESGGNGGYQALKTAGIPKDEYDTLKTKQPEGGTGAESGGNGGYEALKTGGISKDEYDTLKTKQPELEKVEEIKEEK